DNA from Musa acuminata AAA Group cultivar baxijiao chromosome BXJ1-5, Cavendish_Baxijiao_AAA, whole genome shotgun sequence:
ATACTCACCAGTGCTCATCATCAGTAGCAGGCGCCTGCAGTGTCATTTTGAAATTAGCCACTGCAAATGCACTACAGATATCCCTTTGTCTGTACACCGTAAAGAAGCAATCTTACCATCTCAGCACACTGCATCTTATTAAATAAACCCAATAATAAAAAAGTCAGAACTTACAGAAAGAATAGTGTGATAAAGGGTATTTATTATTCATGGATAATTTATATCTGACCAACCTTGAATTCCTCTGATAACTCCGAAAAGAAGATTAATACCTCACTTTTCTCATTCCGTCGATTTCATACCGAATCTCGCAGGGCAGCCCATTCTGTTTGTTATGACAATAGCTACGATCTAATcccaaagaaaaagagagaaatataATCCAAACCCATCAAAATACAACCTTTTCGATCATTCAAAACTATGCAGCCTTCTCTGAAAGCATCGAAATCACGTTTTGACAACGAATgccagaagggaagaagagaaagatCAAACCTCTGGAGGAAGGAGAGGGGGAAGCAGACGAAGGCAACGAATCAGGGGGCAGCGGGTCGAGGACAGCAGCGTAAATGTAGCAATCGGACGCGGGATAATCCACCACGACCTGGGCGAAACCCCTTCTCCTTCGCCGCTTCGTAGGCTTCCTTCGGATTCTAAGCTTCCGGTTCATTCCTTCCTCTTTACCGAACTACTACTCTTCTTCGGTTCTTCCTCGCGATCTCTGGAACCCTAGATTGGGAGAACGGGTTCGAGCAGCACGGAAGAGGAGAGAAGTGGCGAAGGCTCTCCTTCCACGAACGGATTCGGCGAAacccgtatatatatatatatatatatatatatatatattttaatgattttgatcatcaacccatatattttatgatttaatcatatctaaaataatctatatatttttaaaaatataatatttaatatttaaattaacaaatattaaaattgactcataataaataattaatataataatatatataatttaagttttaaaaaaattgagactTCCATCAATAGCGATACGAGACATACGTGTAAGCGATCACCAGCAATAACACTAAGTCACTATTGCCTAGGAAGGTATCTTACACAACCTCTCATATGCCGAGTTTAGGAGCTTTTAGTCTTACCTTAAGTGGTTGTATATCAACTAGTTCGATGCTAAACACGCAGTGATTtgatctctcttcttcctcctaggCATCTTCATCCCTGTCACCTCTCACTTCGTCCTCTTTTGTGCCCTCGCTAGCTATGCTAATGACGTAGTGCTCTAAGTCTCTCTCACATTTACCTTCAATCTCTCTTACCTTTATCTCTTCACAAGAAagataacttatatatatatatagtcatatgGAACAACGATTATTCTGTACGTTTGGAAGCATATTTCTGCGTTAAGGGCCAATGCATAATTCACtggataatttatttattattatatttaatgtAGATACTGTATTATAAATACTCAAACATTAATAATATCATAGAAAAGTATTAATATTTCCACATTTATGAGatgttaatgaattttttaaatatcttaaaatacCCTATGAGATATGATATTCTTTAAAACTATAGGATTACCACtatataataaaatttctaatCCTCATTTCTTATCTCATCATTTTGATTCACCATCTCTACTCATTTATTTTAcattgtaaaattattttatatttatttatataatataattttatctatCATACATATGGACCATACAAAATCTTTTGGAAGATTATAcacatttatttgtttattttaattatttaaattatatatatatataatattaatattaaatggATAAATTTGTCAcataaatttaatggatttttgaaatatgtttttttcttCAAACAATATTTACAttaatacatatttaaaatatatttttatctattatttatcaataCTTCAAAGTATTCTACAACTGTACATTCAGTTAAACCGCCTTCATCAAAATACACTCAAATCTTTATAACCCATTCAAAATCATAACATTATttattttgaatttatttttgtcaaaagaaagatgGTATTATGATATAAAGCACAAATTATAATGGCCAAAGATGGACTACAAAACTTGAGCCTGTTTACAAATTAAGactcttttttttataaagaacAACTAATAGAAAATGAAAACAGAAACTTAAATATTATCATCCATAGTGTTAAATATTAACACTAagtttattttatttcttgtgtTGATTTTTGGGTTCTGACTAATCCAGAATGATAAAATCACATATATGACCCTCAAAAGTTagtgatttttctttttattcatgtaaattattaaaataaaatttgtattaaataaaatttgttaaaattaactACGATTAGAAGTGGTTAACTTGAGTTTTctggtgtgtgtatatatatatatatatatatgtgtgtgtatatatgtatatacctatatatatacatatatatatatacatatacatatacatttatatatacatatacatgtatacatgtatacatgtatgtatatacatacatacatgtatatgtatatataaatatacatacatatatacatacatacatacatgcatataatatatataaatgattGAATGAGTAGCACATAAAATTGATCCATTTATTGAGTTAGCAGAATACAATTGGTAAGAAGAGGATTCATTGAATCAAAAATTTAATATAGATTGATTGAAGACATCATAACTCCCAAGACCAAGACTTTGTATCTGCACAAAAAACGACACATGTAGCTGCAATCAAATCAAAGACAATTAGTTTAAACATTCTTCAACTATCCTTTTCTAAATATTTCTGAGTATTGATCAATGCCACACTTCATAGAATTGTCTTGTTTCCTCCAATCATATCTCATGATAGTTGTAGACATGACACTGACATTTCTACCACTTCTCTGACTCACAATCAGCAACTGTGACATTTTTGTATTCTCTTGAAAAGGTCTTAAAAGTATCATCTGTTTGTCAACATAGTGATTCATAATGATGGAGGTGTTTTAGGTGTAAAGAATGAAGCTAATTTGTGTAGAGACAACAAAGTTTTATCTCAACATGGCCCCCCCAATCAGTATTACTCATAGTATCATAAAATGATTCAAGCAATCCAAGTCTTGAAGACAACTAAAATGGATCATTTCTTGAACAAAAAACTCCATTGATCAAACTGTCCTTTCTTTGTAGCTGTTCTGTTCACAGGGCAGCAGTGTTTCTCACATTTGTTTTTAGGAACACGTAGATctcatatatatatgatcaaataaataaaatatatctgaCCAAATAAAAGAGTGTGTGATTCAGTGAGTACTTATACTcttgaaatattaaattaaactttACGATTagataaaaatatgatatatgattaaaAGTCTTAGTTTTAATTGCAATTAAACTCTTGGCTTCACTCCTATATAAACAGGGGGTAATGTAATGaattgattattcaagagagaaaaagataaataaaGATATTAATGTATAAATAAGAGAGGTTGATAGACATTAGGTTTGAGATATTAAGAGATTGTAAGTGATTAATATGAATAAAAAATCTTAGTTATCAGTGTCTTATATCTTCTCCTCCGTCATCCCTTCTATATGTTTTGTTGAAGCCCATCCTATATTTCCGTAAAATTGTTCAACATGTACACAATGTAAAATTGTTAAATCTAATGAGATTTTTATGCTGGCATTGTTTATTGTGCTAATTAAACAGGATGAGTTCTCCTTCATGGGCCAAGACAAGAGCTAAGTTGTCTCCTTGTTAGGATGATATGATATGCTAAGTATCCTACTGCTAGTAGGGCTCTGCTCTACATATGGCTCAGTTGCTACTTGTATGAGCTAAGAGAAACTTGCAGACAATCAAATTGCATACAAGATTAACCATCAAAGACTACTATTAACACTTCTCTTAAAGAAAGAAAGACTGGTAGATGAAGTTACTTAATTCATACCCATAGTAATCCATCATTTGTTTAGAGTAATGTCTCTTCAAATACCAAATACAAAGCATCATAATAAGATGCCTCCTCTGTTTCTGAGTGATTTGGTTTGTCAGGTGGTAAAGATGTTGTGAAGTGAGAGGCTGAGTTGGGTCCATGAAAGAGACTAAAGGTGCAagaaatattatttgaaatatgtgtgaaagaaataataaattaaaaaaaattagacatGCAAAATTCACTTTTGTATTTTCAAACCTTGAaacattatttaatttttttaatgtaaaacATTATCCTAGTGATGATTATCTAATTCACTTGTCTTAAGTGGAAGGTTTGAACtctcattatatatattttcatctaaaACATTGATCTTGTGATTATATAATAGACCTAATTATCAATTTTTAACAAATCTAAACCTCATCCGATAAATTTCATACCTAGAACATACCTTGGTGTTAGAGTGGTATAACATGTCAATTAGCCTAGTAGATAAAGATTTCAAGTCATTGATAGCATGATCTTTAAATCCCTGTAaaacaataaaacaaaaatcattgttaaaaagaaaaaaaaaaaggaaaattctgTTTTGTATACCTTAGAAAAGCGACGCATCTCCTCATTAAAGCCTCTGTATCTCCTTCCAACCATCCCACCTTCATTGCCCATTTGATTTGGATCATTTTGgtcttctcctctcctccttttccttctctGTATTCCACCTATGCTTACAAGCCAATAGGTGGTGTGTGAGGCTCTCTCTTCTTTGGCCTGACAGGGTAACCGAGGAGAAAGAATGAGACAGTTGTACGCAAAAAGTAGAAACCTCAAGCGCTTCCTCTTTGTTGCTATCGGAAAGAGGAGGAACAGCAGCGGAGAAGATGATAACACCGAGGATAAAGCCTTCTCTGTTAAACAGATCAACGAGATGGAGATTTCACATCTGAGACCGAGCTGGAGATGCTTCTCTTACGAAGAAATCGTCGAAGCAACTGATGGCTTCCACAAAGGTCTGTTTTTTCTGGGATTCGAGCTCAGTTTCTTTGGGATTTGGTCCTCAAAATCTGGTCTTGGTGGATTCTGGATCGGTGCAGACAATTTAGTGGGCAGGGGCGGCTACGCGGAGGTGTACAGGGGAGTGACGGAGGACGGCGGAGCGATCGCGGTGAAGAGGCTGACCAGAGCTTCCTCGGACGagcagagggagaaggacttcttGACGGAGCTCGGAGCTGTCGGCCACGTTCGGCATCCCAACGTCTCCGCTCTCCTCGGCTGCTGCGTCGACGGCGGCCTCCATTTGGTCTTCGAATTCTACCCTCGCGGCTCCGTCTCCTCCAATCTCCACGGTAGAACCATCGACACCCAATCAATTGCAGCGAAGCCCACTCAAAACTCGATCTTTTCTGTGTTGCAGATACGAATTCCCCGCCGATAGCTTGGAAGCTGCGCTTCAACATCGCGGTGGGCACCGCCCGGGGGCTTCACTACCTGCACAAGCAGTGCCGGAGAAGGATCATCCACAGGGACATCAAGGCCTCCAACATACTCCTCACAGAAAGCTTCGAAGCACAGGTGAAGTAGCTCCTCCACTGTGAGTTCCTGTGAAAATGGTATCCACTTATCTCCATGACTTTATCTCAGATCTCCGATTTCGGCCTTGCGAGGTGGCTTCCATCCGAGTGGACTCACCGCGCCGTCGCACCGATCGAAGGAACCTTTGGGTATGAGCATTACACCATCATCATCACTCTCAGAACCGAAGACACCGCCAGCAGCAGCAGGTAACGGAGCTTGTGACGTCGACAGGTGCTTGGCGCCGGAGTACTTCATGCACGGGATCGTGGACGAGAAGACCGACGTCTTCGCGTTTGGTGTCTTCCTGCTGGAGATCGTAACAGGGAGGAAGCCTGTGGATGGTTGTCACAGGAACTTGCTTTGCTGGATAAACGTAGACATTCCTCACGATTCCTTTCCTGATGTTGCAACTCAATAGTAATCCTTCCACTGACATCTTTCCAGGCTCGATCGTACCTAAATAATGGGATCATAGATAAGCTGGTCGATCCAAGATTAGGGGAGGAGTATGACATGGGGCAGCTCAAAAGACTCACCTTTGCGGCTTCTCTCTGTACCAGACCAACAGCAACATTGCGCCCTTCCATGACTGAGGTAATTTGCTGTTAGAATTCAGCTGCCAATTGCCTTCTGCAGTCAGTGTCTTGTGAAGTAGAGATGATAATGAACAAGTACGATAAGAGTTTAAGCATTGACAGGAATTATAATGCTGAGCAAACATTAAGGAAACTATAAATTATGCTGCTTTTGGATGCCGCAAACCTTTCTGTTGTCTTCTATGGCCTAAAATTCTGCATTGTTGAAGTCAAACTTGCAGAAAACACTTGTGTCAGCAGTGAGATCAGTTAGTAATACATTGTTTTCATTTGCAGaattcttagtattttatttgggTCTTCCATGAAGCATACATAATTACCAAGTTATGAATAGAACAGGCTAGGAGAAAGAAATGAACCTTCACTATTCTGTAGATTGGCATATCTACATATTTATACCAGGGTTTAGTGCCGAATTGGAAGGAAAAATGACTTGAATGAACTTGTAAGAACTAGAATGAACTTGATCTTTTCTGACACAGAGTTCAGCATTTAGGTTGTCATGTTAGAGAGAGAAGGATCTCTCAGTCCTTCGTCATGACTCGTGTTATGATAGAATAGTTCTTATGGACACTGCTACTACTGAACTAGAACAAGCTAACACAATGCATACATCGATCGATGTGGCCAAATACTAGTAGTAATGTTCATTATtcctaaaattattttgatgTCTACAGGTTGTGGAATTACTAGAGGGCGGCGAGATCACGCAAGAACAATGGAAGAtgctggaggaggaagaagaagagttttGGGGGTTCGATGACCTTGACGACGATGACAACAGATGCAGTACTCCCTCAACATCATCAACTGGCAACTCTCAGCCACAGTTTGTGTAGATGATCTTGATTGTCTTGGGATGAGAAGTATAGTATAATGTATACAACCAATAGATAGCATGCTGGTATATGTTGATATGGTAGGTCAATGCCGTCTCAACCAAACTATTTCCCTTGATCTCAAGATGTGGCACACGGTAGGGAAGCAAGCACATGCACAGCAGTTGGGAGAAGCAATCAAAGCCATCCAAGCTTGAATCGAAATCATCGAAGGTCAGGAGAACCTGAAAAAGGTACCGTCGGCGATCGTCCCTGAAGTACCCGGCGAGAACCCCGAAGCCTTCGCATCCGCCTTCCTCGAACTGCTTCGGCGGCACCACCGAAGACTTCACGGGCAAAAGAGCCGCGGGCCTGCGAGGCCGTCCATTCACGGGCACAAGTGGGCCCTCCTCGTCGATTTATGTTCTACGACAACTTCGCCAATAATCATTCTCTACCTTACTATTTATTGTATATTATTATGTGGGTCCCACACATTTTGGAATGAGCTCTTCGGGTAAAACAGGGGGTCAGGTACGTCGAGGGTATTCGTGGTAACGGGTTACCCGTTGCCGTGCGCACTTGCAAGTCACCTGCAGTCTAACCGTCTCTCTACTAGTGGATCTCGGCTCCCTCTGTCCCGGCCTCGCCGTCCTCCATGGCGTCGCTACTTA
Protein-coding regions in this window:
- the LOC135674408 gene encoding probable receptor-like serine/threonine-protein kinase At5g57670, producing MRQLYAKSRNLKRFLFVAIGKRRNSSGEDDNTEDKAFSVKQINEMEISHLRPSWRCFSYEEIVEATDGFHKDNLVGRGGYAEVYRGVTEDGGAIAVKRLTRASSDEQREKDFLTELGAVGHVRHPNVSALLGCCVDGGLHLVFEFYPRGSVSSNLHDTNSPPIAWKLRFNIAVGTARGLHYLHKQCRRRIIHRDIKASNILLTESFEAQISDFGLARWLPSEWTHRAVAPIEGTFGCLAPEYFMHGIVDEKTDVFAFGVFLLEIVTGRKPVDGCHRNLLCWINARSYLNNGIIDKLVDPRLGEEYDMGQLKRLTFAASLCTRPTATLRPSMTEVVELLEGGEITQEQWKMLEEEEEEFWGFDDLDDDDNRCSTPSTSSTGNSQPQFV